The nucleotide sequence GGATGGGGATGTCGATCCCGACGCATCCGGACGATATCTCAAAGTGTATGGCGTCGAGGAACCGTCGTCGACCACTGCCAGGACAGCGGCTGAACCCGATGGAAGCGACAGCGGCGACGAACAACAGCCAGACGACCCCTCACCACGACTCGTCGAACCGATGTACGTCACACGGACTGATGGGTCGATTCCGAGGTACGATCTTCGGGATGTCGAGGAAACTGTCGTCGTCCGTGTCTCCGAGCGGGAGTTCTCACGGTGAGACGCGGTGCCCCTTCCGGGAGGGGCCCTCAGTTCGACGTGTATATTTCCGGCTGCCCCGTTCGGCCCTGGGTCGCGGTCGCAATTCGCTCCGCCAGCCGACTGTATTGTCCGCTTTCGGCCCCTTTCAGGAAATAGTCGGTCACGTCTTGGGCCATCGCTGCGCTGGCGACTTCATCGTCCCCCTTCCCAGTGAACAGGATGAACGGAAGTTCGGGATAGTCGTTCCGAACCGACTCCAGCAGCTCCAGGCCGTTCATCTCGGGCATGTCGTAATCGCTGACGACGCA is from Halorhabdus sp. BNX81 and encodes:
- a CDS encoding response regulator → MTFVEIGMGQITVLCVDDDPDLVTLTASLLEETNERFETVAETNPRAAIERLKTGSIDCVVSDYDMPEMNGLELLESVRNDYPELPFILFTGKGDDEVASAAMAQDVTDYFLKGAESGQYSRLAERIATATQGRTGQPEIYTSN